The stretch of DNA TCCAGGTCTCTTGGCCAAATTACAGTGGTCTTGCCAGGGAACTCGTAATTTCCAGCATCCCCTTCCAAAATTCTCGCCTAGGCTGGGCCTCAGTGTAATCCTATTGAGCATGATTTTTAAGTCATCACCTCTCTTCAGAACAATATAAGGTTCTCATCATCGACCCAACCCAAGGCACCGCCCCCCATCCCCAACGTGTGCATGCAGTGGGACCCAGATGTGCTCACCACAGCTCAGTGCAGGAGACCAGGGCACCAGGAAGGGCCTGAGCTTTAGCTCACCAGGGACTGAGCACCTGGCTGAGGGATACAGGCCCAGGGCCAGTGGGCCAGATGCAAGTCTTCCTCTGGGGTCACCATCTGGAGAAGTGGAGGACAGGTGTCCAAACAGGGCCTCATGTCCCCATGCAGGAAAGTGGGTAGGGGTGCTGGCTCACACAGTTCTCTCTCCATGGACTCATGAGATGGAATCCATGTAAAATAGTGATGGTCAAGATTGCAGGGAACTGTGTAAGGACAGGGCAGGCAGGTCACAGTATCTGAGCAAGATGCCCAGGCTGCACCCTACTGCAGGCCCCTGGAGCACCTGTACTGTGCATGCCAGTGCCTCCACATGACTCTGGGCCACACTGGGACCACTAGCAAGGGCCAGGGCCACCATCAGCTCATGGCAAACCAAGAGCCTGGCCTGGATGCCAGGTGTTGCTGCAGACCTGAGAATCACATTACCTGCCTCTGGGCATGGAATGCACTCAATACAGGTGCCCTCGAACCAGAAATTTCATCCTGAGGCCCCAGGGCCATGTGCCTTCTCTAGTGGGCCCGAATCATGCACCACATACCTCCCAAACACAGCTGGGCCACACTCAGCCAATCAAGGGCCACATGATGTCCTCTCCTGTCCTTCAGCTCAAGACCCTGCCACATTGGAGGTGACCCCATGGCTCGgaagcagcctgggcagcaaactGCCAGCACAGTACGCCTGGACAGTGTACCTCTCACCACAGGATGCCACCCTTCCGGCCACTCCACTTCTGGAAGGGATGACCTCCAGCAGAACGCAGGCTTCACCCTTGGCCCAAAGTCCACAATTCCCAGGGCCAATTGGCAGGTGACTGCCAGAGCTCAGCCTTGACCAAACACCACTCATGCCACACCGCCCCCACCATGCTGAAGGATGCCCCACTGGGATGGCCCAGTGCTCAACAGGGTTGGTCCCACTCAGGGCCGTGAGTGGAGTCCGATCCTTCAATCTTCACGGCCTGACTTTGTAGTCCCATCACCCACACCCTGCCCCCTGCAAGTCTCAGGGACGGAGAGCTCCCGCATAACATCCATAACCCCCAGAGACACTGTAGACCCCCTCACGTGGCCTGGGCAGTCCTCCAGGCCTGACCCGTGCACCAAGTCTCAGCTAGGAACTGCACCGCATTTGGCTGAAGAAACCTTTTCCTGCCTGAACCTCCATTATCTCTGCCAGCTTGACGGAAGGTGTCCTTCTTGGGATCAATTTCCAAGGAAGCCATCCTCCTAGAGAAACCATCCATCCCTCATGGGTATTTAGGTTGGCTCCCTAAGGAAACCCTCATGGCCTGAAGGGTGACCCTGAGCAACACCGTGTGGTCTGGCTAATGGCCCAAGATTGACTCACCTATGCCTCTCAAGGACAGGAGTCCACCTGGGCAGAAGTGCTCACTGAAAGACACAGAGAAGGGGCTCAGGGAGGAGCCACCAACCTGCCCCGCCCCCAGGGAACTAGAGTGCCAACACCAAGTCCACACAAGGAGCCTGGGCTGCCTCACAGAGGAGCGCAGACACAGAGTTGGGCACCCTGCAGATGCCCTTCAGGGCCTCAAGGACGCCAGCCCAAAATACAGTGGCACTGCCAGGGGACCTTGGGATCCCAGTGTCCTCTTCCAAAATTCTCCCCTAGGCTGGGCCTCAGCGTAATCCTATTGAGCATGATTTTTAAGTCATCACCTCTCTTCAGCACAATAAAGCATTCTCATCATTGACCCAGCTCTGGGCACTGCCCCCCACACCCCCGCATGGATCCAGTGGGTCTCAGATGTGCTCACCACAGCTCAGTGCAGGAGACCAGGGAGCCAGGAAGGGCCTGAGCTTAAGTTCAGGGTTGCGCACCCGACTGATGACCACTCGTCCAGGCCCATGGGCCCAACAAAGGTTTCCTTCAGTTTCACCATCTAGGGGACAGAAGGTGGACATGTGTCTATATGGAACCTCATGTTCCATATACACTGGGAAGAGGGTGGGGAGGTGTCTGCTAATGCCTGCTCTCCCACTGTGGACCCATGTGATAGGATCCATGTGAAACACTGACATGTCATGGACGCAGTGGACCTTGGCCCTGCCCACCATCAAACCCTGGAAGGACAGGGCAGGTGGGTCACTGGGCTTGGGCAGGACACCCTGGCTGTGCTGTACTGCAGGCACCTTGAGCACCTCCACTGCACATGACAGCCGCCTCACAGGACCCCAGGGATGTACTGTTCCCCTGTGTGTGGGCCAGGGTCACCAACTCACACCCAATCAAGGAGGCTGGCGCAGATGCCAGGGACGACAGCCTATCTGGCAGTCGCATAGCCTGCCCTGTGTGGAGGGCGAGCACCCAGGCCCCGCTCCACAACACACAGGAAATTGGGAGAGGTGTGTGTGATTCAGCCCATGGGGTGGGCAGCCTGGGGCCCTAGGGCCTTTTTTATAAGTTCTCTAGCAGGTCCCCGTCCATGCCCCATTCAACACCACCCGCACACAGAGCAGGGCCACACTCAGCCAATCAGGGAACACATGATGTCTTCTTTCCTTGGGCCCAAGACCCCGCACCCCTGGAGATGACCCCATGGCTCAGAGGCGGCCTGGATGGAAAATTTCTGGGACAGGTCCTTCCATAGCGAGAGGAGGACACGCTTCCCGCCAATCACCCATAAGGAAGAGGTGACCCCAGTGGGATATGGGCTGCACCCTTTGCCCAAAGCCCACGAGCCCCAGTGTCAGACTGCGGCACCATCAGCCACTGGCAGGAGGCAGTCTAGAGCCAATCTCAAGGAAACAGCACCGCCCTCACTTGGTTCAAAGAGGCACCACTGGGATGGCCCATTGCTTAAT from Callithrix jacchus isolate 240 chromosome 6, calJac240_pri, whole genome shotgun sequence encodes:
- the LOC144582954 gene encoding uncharacterized protein LOC144582954 isoform X2; amino-acid sequence: MSSIDGETEGNLCWAHGPGRVVISRVRNPELKLRPFLAPWSPALSCDGDPRGRLASGPLALGLYPSARCSVPGELKLRPFLVPWSPALSCDDGTSSLQRKTCVEPADPRPVAISQMPSPQ